The following nucleotide sequence is from Thunnus albacares chromosome 15, fThuAlb1.1, whole genome shotgun sequence.
CGGAAGTTCTATACTGACTGCAGCTAACTTGACATTTCCGGATCGCCAAAGCAACAGAAAGCAGCACCAAAACAAGCTGCGCAAACAGTAAATCTGCCTGAAAaggggaatttaaaaaaaaggtatgaAACTGTTAATTACAGATAAACAACGCACTTTGTGTATAACTTTTTACAGAAATGTGGACGAGACAGCGTCGAACTAGCTAGCGTTAACAACCTAATTACTCAAATCAGCTAACGTTGAGATTAACTAGCTGCACATCCAGGCAAATTATTCAGGTtcaagacaaaaaacattttcattgcaGGGTACAAAGGAGTGAAGTCTGCACACAGGGCATAAAATTAacaccagccaccagccaaatacttgtaaaatatgcaagtggctggtagatttgcttcactcaccagccaaaaaaaaccaaTAACAATCTgttgagtggctggtaaaatctgaacattcactagccatTTGACCGGTTgacaaaaaagtgaattttgcACCGCATCTGCACACTCTTAAGCTCCCAACAAacacttttattctcttttttgagGCAATGTTTTGATCTGTAAGCTCCTCCCCAGGCAAATGTAAAGGAGAACTTATGGAGGCAGAAATCACGTCAAATCATTACCACCTGCTGGTCAGCAAGCAGCAGGGAAACAAACACCACAAGATTAGAGCTAGATGACACTAGATATTATCTTAGTTATTGGATATAGTAATATCGTGATATGgcataaatgttgtcttttcctggttttaaaggctgcattacagtcaAGTGATGCAGTTTTCTGAACTTaacagactgttctagctgttcaATTATTTGCCTTcacccacttagtcattatatccacattactgatgattatttatcaaaaatctcattgtgtaaatattttgtcaaaGAACAAATCTTAATCCCTACAATGTTGTTGTAATatcaatattgaaatatttggTCACAagtattgtgatatttgattttgttcataTCACCAAATCCTACACAAGATGCTGATTGCTGCCTCTTACAAGAAAGCCTTGTTCTCTTTTACTTTATTGAATTAGCTGACATTAGATTACCGTTATGTTATTTTAACGGTTATGTTATGCTATTAAACAACAAGTGTACCATAGTTAAGACAATCTAGTGTTAGTTAAACAGCTCATCAGTCTGTTGGGAGACATGGGTTTCTCTTTGTTAGCTGGCTTTACTATTTATCAACATGTAACATTTCGGAACATTTTGATGTTAGTGTCCTGCACTTTAAGCAATGTGTCCTGATTTTTAAGTAGGTACCTGGAAGGGATGTGCAGGTATCAAACTTTCATGCTACGattattgtggccaaaaatatcACGGTAAACAGtattatcatgataatcatTAAACTTTTCTGAAACACTACTGTATAGTAAAATTACTTCATACCATGGCTGGCCTGGATTTAGCTAAACCAAACAAACTGAAGAATGAACTGTATTTTTCTGCACCCTGCAAATTAACTTGTgtcaaaaacactaaaaacacccCAAACAAAAGCAATCTggttgtttaaagtttaagtcAGTTGACTGGAAATGACTTAAAATCTAGATGAGTGTTTCTTTCTCTTAGATTTTCTGCACGTTCTGATTAATTTTGGGTTTTAATAGTGTAATAAAATAACCCAAAAAGTGGCCCAGTCTggctgtgtctctgtttgactAGTAAAAAGGACAAGAGAGCTGTGCTGTGTTCACAGTGCCCTCAGAAAACAGTGATAATGACAGTAATGGAAATGGTTAGCGGTATTGTAACCATCAGAATGTTTCATCACGGTAATAAAAACAGTATAGCAGCACATCTCTACATTTACTGTAGTTACAACCTGCAGCTCCAGCTCTGTGCACCCAAACGTCAGGAGCTGATGGGTCATTGTGTCAGTTGAAGTTGCTTGTATACAGTCTGTTCTCTGTCTAAACTTACATccttcttttttgtctgtttgtgttccAGGCATTATGTTTCCCAGCAGGTGGCGGTTCAGTTGGGACAGGTTCACTGAGGTGGACCTCTTCACAGACCGCTATGACGCCAACGCAGAGTCTCTCTCTCAGGCCATCAGAGCTGCGGCGTCTGAGGAGCCGGACGCAGACGGCAGCGTGCTGTTCGGCCAGCTGAAGGGCACTGTGGTCGGCCTCAGATATTACACGGGGGTGGTGAGTCCTCTAGTTTTTCATAAaggagacaaaagaaagaattGCCACACATTGACCCGAACTTTAAAtcatgtgtgttttgctttCTCGGACAGGTGAACCAGGGGGAGATGGTCGGTTTAGTGCGAGAGCCGCAGAATCCATACGACCGCAACGCAGTGAAGGTGACCAACGTTTACGGCAGCCAGGTGGGGCACATCAAGCGGGAGCTGGCAGCAGCTATGGCCCACGTCATGGACAACAAGTTGGCTAAAGTTGAGGGGTGAGTTATTGAACTGTCAGTGTCGTCCACCACTGACACGTAGCAGGTCAGCATCTATCAGGAATGTCATCTCTCGCACTTACACCCATCCAGTTATTCACTCCATGATCATCTATGAACATcagcgtgtttgtgtgtatattgttACATGCCTCATTGCTTCGTCAGGGTGGTGCACTCGGGGACAAATAACTCATTCAACATGCCGGTGATGCTGTCCTTCTGGGGGAAGGAAGAGAACAAAAATGCTGTGAATGAAGTTATGGCACGTCGTGGATATAAACTCAACACAGGTGGAATTAAAccagcaggtacacacacacacacacaaccatctaatctttctttttttttctgatgtatgTGTCCATGTATCACACATATCAtcaaacatgtctgtgtgtttctgcatgtgtttaATTTCAGGTGTAAATCAGAAATCATACAACAGTTCAGGTGCTCGGGGGCCAATGGCGTCTAAAAAAGGTTTAACCATCCCACTAACTGCAGACGAGGTAAACCACTTAAATTTAGTTAATGCTATAGAGTGATCACAAGTGCATTTATAAAGAAAACTGCAGAGCAACATCCTTTCCTGTTAATATTCTGGTTTATCATCCACCTCTCTAAGATTATtgtcagaattttttttaagtgcCAAGAgaagtcattgtttttttacatcaaagTGCCGAATACTTGTTATGATAAATTGATGTTGAGCTAACTGGGTGTAACAGACTTGGATTAAACTTGTCACACCTTTGTTTGCATGTATTCTTTTCTCTCAGCTAAAGAATGCATTTGACAATCTGTTTGAAGGCTTGATGGAAAGtaaagatggagagaaagaagcagCCAAggtatgtatattattattattattattattattattatattaatctGTGTTTTCAATATTCAAACaacaattttgtcatttcctaATAATtgcatgatgtttttatttatttattttattttattttattgtaatattgGACACATGTCATGTATGTCACTGTGGATATTAGCTAAATGTCTAAAATCTACAATGTATCTTTAATTAGCAATATTTATATCACAAGTTACTTTGCTGAATGTCAACAAAGGTAACAATGCACTCTGGCAAACCCTTGTGGTTGCAGTctttaactgttttaaaaagtttaaaggGTTGATTTCCCAGAAATAATGTGACATGATATCAGCAAACCATAAATGTCTCGGACCTGAATTTGTTCTTCCTCCTTTCTGCTTTCTCCGGTGGAGAAACCGCTTCTCATCTCTCGAGCTGTCAGCTCCTTGCACCCTCAAATAGTTACTCATCCTATAAagactgtatttttttccttctctcgtTCTCTGCAGTCCGTGGGTACTCCCCTCCTGCTCCACCAGAAGCAGGCGCTATCTTGGATGTGCGCCCGAGAAAACAAATGTGCACTTCCACCCTTCTGGGAGAAGAGAGGCGAGCTGTATTATAACAGCCTCACGTGTTTCTCTGCCAAAGAAATACCGGAGAGGGTTCGTGGGGGGATACTGGCAGATGACATGGGGCTTGTGAGTGGCGCATAAAcgcacaaaaatgttttatgtatggTTCCAGATTCAGACATACAGGATTACGTGATATTTCCTCCCATGAAAAGACCTGCATTTACTGTGATAACAATTATCACACTGCAGCTATTTAAGCAGATATGAATCAACACTAAAAaccctgtttgtttgtttgtttgtttgtttgtttgtttgtttgtttgtttgtttgtttgttggtttgtttgtttgttggtttgtttgttttggggggttttttcaGGGAAAAACTCTGACAACCATCGCTCTGATCCTCACCAACTTCCACAAAGGAAAGCCCCTGCCTGTGGAGAAATGTGTAAGTGCGACCCAGGAGTTAGCACAATCCTAATCACagagaattaataataataataataataataatattaataataataataatagtaacgGGCAGCATATTTAATCACTACCACAGCAGTCACAATCATATATGGTCTTATTTACCATCCTACATCATTAAACCCTCAAAACATTACAAGTTTAGGataaaatggggaaaaaagtaTGTGTTCTCGTCCTTTTTCTgtacttcctctttcttttattctgaCTCAAGAGGCTTTAATGATGTATAAGTGTGCCTGTTAAGGAGCGTCTGGGATTACAAATTATTTATCGTCTCCATGTGTGCAGGAGGAGCAGTCTTCACCTAGAAAAGCGAAATCACAGATGGCCTCCAAACCGGAAGGTACCCAAAACTTTCAATAAATTTCCTGTAGCAGATTTaataatttcagatttttttttaacctgtctGATATCCagtctccatctgtctgtctgtgtgacgGCGTCTTTGTTTCAGGAAGCAGCAGTGCAGGTGATACAGCGGCTGGCTCTCTGCGCACACACCCGTAAGTGTGATTTAATTGATTATAGCGTGCTGAAATTATGTTCAGAtgttgatgggtttttttttaattaatgctttATCCTCTAACATAACGTGATATGTTTCTGTGTGGGTCAGTCCACAGGCGGAGGTGATCTGTGTTGATACACCGGATGTCGCGGAGAAAGCAGgcaagtcagagaaaagtaaGAACAAAAAGTGTCGTCTTTTTCGTAACACCTCGTCGCTTTTAAACATGTGGTTATGCAGTTtgtgcttttttgtcttttttatttattatgtggCGACCATACATTTTTACCTGACGTTTCCACTTACAGGTACAGACAAAGGAAAGATGAAAGCCACCAAGCGAAAGCCCAGTAAAGGTGCAGTAAATCTTTGTATTTGCGCACTAAAAAAAGATCAGTGaaccagtgttttattttaattttgttgggGTCGCATAACTTaatgcttttgtttatttggctTATATAAAGTGTAGTATAATGCTTTctgtgcagagggcccagtattgCTGGAGGATCTGGACTTCGCTGCAGCGCTGGGTGGCTCAACATCGGATACAAgctcaaagaagaagaaaactgacaAGAAGGCAGCTCCCTTGCCGAGTAAGTTTTAGCAGCGTATTTCTGCCCggtgttgtttgtttgacatATTAATTTAATGATAAAAGTCATAGTATGTAGTGATATCGGAGATGTTTGTACATCTTTGTTGTCGCAGGTGTGGTATCCTCCTTCACTGAAAGCGCAGATGACTTATCAGCCAGAACGACTCTCATCATCTGCCCGCTCTCTGTGCTCAGCAACTGGCTGGTAGgaatacacacaaagacacattctGTCAATTCATTCCATCTACATGCAATTTGGAGATGAAACCATTAGtccattgattaattatttgtttgaaaGAAAACTAATCTACAACTATTTAGTTTCAGCCAAACATTTGCTTGtcgcagcttctcaaatatgaggattttctgtttttctttgtcatatatgataagaaatttcagtttttgactGAAATACATCACTTTTGGCAAATCATAATGGGCATTTTACACtacttttttggcatttatagacaaaacaatacacCAAGATAATTATCAGTAGATTAGCAATAGTTAGTTGTAACCCTAATGCAGTCACAGTCCTGTTATTAATATTGTAGACAAGATAAAGAGAAAGGATAGCTTGTAACCTGCTCGCCATATTGTAAAGCAAGTGAAAGATGAACAGATGGCCAGCATTGTAAAGAAAAAGTCGTCTCTATGTTTTTGGGAGTTTTTTGCCATATAAAATAGTAGATTAGGCATTTATTAGTCATTtcataaaacttttaaaaacagagatgCCAGATTCAATGCCACCTTTGCATCCCTAAAATCAGCATGTgtaatgttttcttcctctgtcctgtgtgtgtgtgtgtgtgtgtgtgtgtgtgtgtgtgtgtgtgtgtgtgtgtgcgcgtgtgcacGCGCTCAGGACCAGTTTGAGCAGCATGTGAGGGCTAACGTGAAGCTAAACGTGTATCTGTATTACGGCTCAGAACGCAACAGAAGCAAGAAGTTCCTGTCCTCCCAGGATGTGGTGATCACCACTTACAACGTCCTCTCTGCTGACTTTGGGGTGAGTGAACACAAGTCACACGTACATCAGGAGCTTTGAGGTGAGCCAACGTGTTCACACAGTCAATATGTTGGTACAGATTATGCATCCATTATTCTGATAAACATCTGATTGTCACAAAGGAACGTCACTCTGAACAAAGACTGTACATTTCAGTTCAGTTGagattatacatttttataacaaagtgtgtgtgtgtgtgtgtgtgtgtgtgtgtgtgtgtgtgtgtgtgtgtgtgtgtgtgtgtgtgtgtgtgtgtgtgtgtgtgtttcccctgCAGAATAAGAGTCCCCTCCATGGGATCAGTTGGCTGAGAGTTGTGCTAGATGAAGGACACATCATAAGAAACCCCAACGCTCAGATGAGCAAGGCTGTGCTTGACCTCAAAGCTCAGCGGCGTTGGATTCTGTCTGGTATACATTTAcctaaagacacacacacacacacacacacacacacacacacataatccaACATATCAATACACAAACATGGCTACGTGATAATTTGacattactgtttgttttgttctaatATAATCATAGTTCACTGTCACATGATaaagcacatacacatacagtcaaTCGTGGGTGTGTTTGTCCTTTCACCAATCCAGGGACCCCGATCCAGAACAGCGTGAAGGACCTGTGGATGCTGCTGGCCTTCCTGCGTCTAAAGCCGTTCGATGTGAGGGAGTGGTGGAACAGAGTGATCCAGAGACCCGTTACACAAGGAGACAGGGAGGGCCTGCAGTGAGTGGccatacatatatacatgcatacattatATTACACTGCTGCAATGTAGCAGCACAAACTTGATATCATTTGGGCACCTCTACAAGTTTTTGTTCATCTAGAGTTTGGAAAAGTATATTTAGTCACTTTAGATTAAATTGATTAAAGCTTTCTTCACTGTTTCCACTCATAGTTTTATTTCTAGTGTCTTACATGTTGGCCTTGTCTATTGTCAGAAAAAGCCTTTCAAGCCTAAGTTAACATATTCAAAAGTGCTGTTTTATTTGAGCAGAAGTCCCAAactaaaatgttcagtttattttcatatatgacaaataaaagcattacattttggcattttttctggaaaaatgactgaaacaattttTCGATTAAAATCAgaaatagttgccgattaattgTCTGACGATCagctaatcaatgaatcatttcagctctagtaACTCCTCAGTGTCAGTAACCTAGCTAAATGTCGGAACGAAAGTCTGTTATTTATGCAGACAACTGTTATATTCCAGTATTCATATTCAGACACAAGATATCGGTAAACTCAGGCGAGTGATAACTGTGTGCAGGAACCTTCAGACCCTGGTGAAGTGCATCACCCTGCGACGGACCAAGAGCAGTGAGGTGAATGGGCGCCCTCTGGTGTGCCTGCCcgagaagactgtgtgtgtggagcaggtGGAGCTGAGTCAACCGGAGAGGGAGGAGTACGAGCTGGCACGCAACGAAGGAAGAAACACCATCCGCAGGTGTGTCGAAGTTTGTTAAGTTCAAAAATCAAAAgaccaatcagagagagagTTAGTAGATAAGGACATTTTGACAGGTCATGTGATTGTTGGTAGATACACATTAGGTGTTTTATAGTGAACTTTTCCAtataactgtatttttttttaattgttttaactgtgtgtgtagATACGTGGCTGAAGGGACGGTTTTGAGGAATTATGCTGATGTCTTGGCCGTCCTGATGAGGCTCAGACAGCACTGCTGCCATCCCGATCTGCTGGCAAAGACATCCTCAGATTTAGGTAAAATCTGCAGTTTGATATGATAACGATTTATTCATTTGCTTGATatactgtgtatttaaaaagaaatcatgaACCAGGATCTTTCTGTAtagtgttgtggaaattttctctcgagaaagaggcacatggagacataaagaaagcattaaacattgttacttgtcgaagcagttgtaaacactgtacaatctATCACATCATCgg
It contains:
- the hltf gene encoding helicase-like transcription factor isoform X1 produces the protein MFPSRWRFSWDRFTEVDLFTDRYDANAESLSQAIRAAASEEPDADGSVLFGQLKGTVVGLRYYTGVVNQGEMVGLVREPQNPYDRNAVKVTNVYGSQVGHIKRELAAAMAHVMDNKLAKVEGVVHSGTNNSFNMPVMLSFWGKEENKNAVNEVMARRGYKLNTGGIKPAGVNQKSYNSSGARGPMASKKGLTIPLTADELKNAFDNLFEGLMESKDGEKEAAKSVGTPLLLHQKQALSWMCARENKCALPPFWEKRGELYYNSLTCFSAKEIPERVRGGILADDMGLGKTLTTIALILTNFHKGKPLPVEKCEEQSSPRKAKSQMASKPEGSSSAGDTAAGSLRTHPPQAEVICVDTPDVAEKAGKSEKSTDKGKMKATKRKPSKEGPVLLEDLDFAAALGGSTSDTSSKKKKTDKKAAPLPSVVSSFTESADDLSARTTLIICPLSVLSNWLDQFEQHVRANVKLNVYLYYGSERNRSKKFLSSQDVVITTYNVLSADFGNKSPLHGISWLRVVLDEGHIIRNPNAQMSKAVLDLKAQRRWILSGTPIQNSVKDLWMLLAFLRLKPFDVREWWNRVIQRPVTQGDREGLQNLQTLVKCITLRRTKSSEVNGRPLVCLPEKTVCVEQVELSQPEREEYELARNEGRNTIRRYVAEGTVLRNYADVLAVLMRLRQHCCHPDLLAKTSSDLGVAATPAELREHLIEKLRLVLASGSDEECSVCLDSIRLPVITHCAHVFCRPCIAQVISSEQETARCPLCRGEIKASELVEFPQEEIEEENSANSVKWRTSSKVQALMGNLFRLRSEDSSVKCLVVSQFTRFLNILATPLREHGFSFVRLDGTMSQKKRAQVIQEFQSSAADSPSIMLLSLKAGGVGLNLTAASHVFLMDPAWNPATEEQCIDRCHRLGQKRKVFVTKFIVKDSVEENMVKIQRQKQDLVEKAFGSTNTDRKTSRIDDIKALMEL
- the hltf gene encoding helicase-like transcription factor isoform X2, translated to MFPSRWRFSWDRFTEVDLFTDRYDANAESLSQAIRAAASEEPDADGSVLFGQLKGTVVGLRYYTGVVNQGEMVGLVREPQNPYDRNAVKVTNVYGSQVGHIKRELAAAMAHVMDNKLAKVEGVVHSGTNNSFNMPVMLSFWGKEENKNAVNEVMARRGYKLNTGGIKPAGVNQKSYNSSGARGPMASKKGLTIPLTADELKNAFDNLFEGLMESKDGEKEAAKSVGTPLLLHQKQALSWMCARENKCALPPFWEKRGELYYNSLTCFSAKEIPERVRGGILADDMGLGKTLTTIALILTNFHKGKPLPVEKCEEQSSPRKAKSQMASKPEGSSSAGDTAAGSLRTHPPQAEVICVDTPDVAEKAGTDKGKMKATKRKPSKEGPVLLEDLDFAAALGGSTSDTSSKKKKTDKKAAPLPSVVSSFTESADDLSARTTLIICPLSVLSNWLDQFEQHVRANVKLNVYLYYGSERNRSKKFLSSQDVVITTYNVLSADFGNKSPLHGISWLRVVLDEGHIIRNPNAQMSKAVLDLKAQRRWILSGTPIQNSVKDLWMLLAFLRLKPFDVREWWNRVIQRPVTQGDREGLQNLQTLVKCITLRRTKSSEVNGRPLVCLPEKTVCVEQVELSQPEREEYELARNEGRNTIRRYVAEGTVLRNYADVLAVLMRLRQHCCHPDLLAKTSSDLGVAATPAELREHLIEKLRLVLASGSDEECSVCLDSIRLPVITHCAHVFCRPCIAQVISSEQETARCPLCRGEIKASELVEFPQEEIEEENSANSVKWRTSSKVQALMGNLFRLRSEDSSVKCLVVSQFTRFLNILATPLREHGFSFVRLDGTMSQKKRAQVIQEFQSSAADSPSIMLLSLKAGGVGLNLTAASHVFLMDPAWNPATEEQCIDRCHRLGQKRKVFVTKFIVKDSVEENMVKIQRQKQDLVEKAFGSTNTDRKTSRIDDIKALMEL